The Bifidobacterium animalis subsp. animalis ATCC 25527 genomic interval CATCGTGCTCATCCTCAATCTGATCGGGCGAATCATCGCGAGAGTCTGCGCGGTCGACGCCGAACGCTGAAAGGACCACATCGATATGGGACAGCAAATCGATGTCAATCATCTCAATATCTACTATGGCGACTTCCTTGCGGTCGAGGATGTCAATCTGCACATCGCCGCGAACAAGGTGACCGCGTTCATCGGCCCGTCCGGTTGCGGCAAATCCACCGTGCTGCGCACACTCGACCGCATGCACGAGATCACGCCGGGCGCCCACGTGAAAGGGGAGGTGCTGCTCGAAGGGCACAATCTGTACAGCAAGGACGTCGATCCCGTGGCCGTGCGGCGTGATGTGGGCATGGTGTTCCAGCGGCCGAATCCGTTCCCCACCATGTCGATCCGTGAGAATGTGCTTGCCGGCGTGCGCCTGAACAACAAGAGAATCTCGAAATCGGACGCCGACGACCTGGTCGAATGGGCGTTGCGTGGCGCGAATCTGTGGAATGAGGTCAAGGACCGCTTGGACAACCCCGGCGTGGGATTGTCGGGTGGGCAGCAGCAGCGCCTGTGCATTGCGCGAGCGGTCGCTGTGCATCCTACCGTACTGCTCATGGACGAGCCATGCTCGGCGCTCGACCCGATCTCCACGCTGGCGGTGGAGGATCTCATCAACGAACTCAAGCAGGACTACACGATCGTCATCGTCACGCACAACATGCAGCAGGCGGCGCGAGTGGCCGACTACACGGCGTTCTTCAACCTGAAGGCCGTGGGGCAGCCCGGGCATCTCGAGTATTTCGCTGATACGTCGACGATGTTCAACGATCCACAGAACGAGGAAGCCGAGCGGTACGTCTCGGGTCGATTCGGGTGAGGGCTTCACCGTCTGCCGTGGCGTGGGTCGGGCGTCGGACCGGCTCCCGCTTCGTCGGTTGTCTGCGTTCCGTGGCGCTCCTCAGCGGGAGACCTGCGGCCGACTAGGGGCATATCCGTGGCATAACGCGCCCATGTAACGACCGTGTTTTACACACTCGTGCTAGCTTTTTGCTGTCCTGTCGCTTGCGGCGGGGCGGCAGAAAAGAGTTCACGAGAAGAATACAGGGTTACTCATGGAGAAGTTTTTCCATTTGAAGGAAAACGGAACGTCGGTTTCCACTGAGGTCATGGCCGGCCTCACGACGTTCTTCGCAATGTCTTACATCATCGTCGTCAATCCGCAGATCCTGTCGCAGACGGGTATGCCGTGGGGCGGCGTCTTCCTGGCGACCATCATCGCAGCCATCATCGGCACGCTCGTCATGGGCCTGTTCGCGAACGTCCCGTACGCACAGGCTCCTGGCATGGGTCTCAACGCCTTCTTCACCTACACCGTGTGCTTCGGTCTCGGCTTCACCTGGCAGGAAACGCTCGCCATGGTGTTCCTGTGCGGTCTGATCAACATTCTGATCACCGTGACCAAGGTGCGCAAGATGATCATCAAGGCCATCCCCGAACCGCTCCAGCAGGCCATCGGCGGCGGCATCGGCCTGTTCGTCGCTTACGTGGGCCTGCTCAACGTCAACTTCATCACCTTCACCCCGAAAGACACCAAGGCCGCCGGCCAGGGCCTGGCCACAGGCGCCACCCCGGGCATGGCGACGCTCAACAACCCGACGCTGTGGCTGTTCCTTATCGGCCT includes:
- the pstB gene encoding phosphate ABC transporter ATP-binding protein PstB; amino-acid sequence: MGQQIDVNHLNIYYGDFLAVEDVNLHIAANKVTAFIGPSGCGKSTVLRTLDRMHEITPGAHVKGEVLLEGHNLYSKDVDPVAVRRDVGMVFQRPNPFPTMSIRENVLAGVRLNNKRISKSDADDLVEWALRGANLWNEVKDRLDNPGVGLSGGQQQRLCIARAVAVHPTVLLMDEPCSALDPISTLAVEDLINELKQDYTIVIVTHNMQQAARVADYTAFFNLKAVGQPGHLEYFADTSTMFNDPQNEEAERYVSGRFG